One Hippoglossus hippoglossus isolate fHipHip1 chromosome 13, fHipHip1.pri, whole genome shotgun sequence genomic window carries:
- the zbtb38 gene encoding zinc finger and BTB domain-containing protein 38, with product MTVVSPCTHNLMDTAHPHTVLSKLNEQRSQGLFCDVTIVVEDVKFRAHKNILAACSGYFRNALTAPETWSSGQVLELMDLKSEVFASILNFIYCSKVTSPAAEDTGGLVAAGKRLGIPFLEKLAEQGRQDESSTASVSKNTKKEAPRPVEIDSTRGPRITNAFSITEVCPGNNPFTPLAQTSVERQSPDVGQLPLSCPTTSCLSGNNETAHALSEHSYAVCKSTEDSSPLENTTVCKPAMSQPKQLIYKNIGPLKKRHRLRGIVGRTLLPAPAAPHTDKPNTVTPTLVDGVTAAPVAAVTPPPLFSEVEREKSVDLGPTSATDNVQMELGPPTLSPHTEDSISIYGCEQCPEIFTNKALLTVHSEVHKKRFVSHLFCKFCRRKFIHLKRLRNHEQVCPKAATDPPKLEAPDITVNEMSHHSDEMESIKTQLPSSSDLSTPHTPDPLEMDQSEPPQHEKAARPGGKQRRYNCSMCKRVYVTLSSLKRHENVHSWQRAYPCHYCNKVFALAEYRTKHEIWHTGERRYQCIFCLETFMTYYILKNHQKSFHGIDPSLAIKRKSANGGLKASVYPIKLYRLLPMRFRKRKYKTYSQTYSESAEKSDQDAQESSSLIPPLEENGLISHPDAVSFPLTFMATTKTVAPIIPRISFDKLCDQDVDHNLNSESEIQRDARKEAESKDSPFINYNSTFSLQHDTEAYKDDPPLLMNSEYLSHNVPFLNSLNTVKKLGELSASAKRVEDMTKEILQSGTESLVRDRTVGSKTETYIAKPACPGPSLDGDSMPLCQITVKIGNEAIIRRRIKGSKLFPRKKRRVRELSEEESLSQSPPTRESSESPRLRLRSEATTVEPETYEDPNDCDTADKLWRPYYSYKAKKKRKKMRFFHRYGETSVDRSGAAEAPLDRSSWLTEENSSGGSAEVKRSLSRNCSPRATYSCDICDSSFITETGLRAHVIGSHPCFCLTCGKQGPPGEAPAGRDYICNSCMESGSCFDNSPRSPNPEKKYRCSFCPQRFLYLATKRSHEKKHQDTNEEGYNYDNFMPSSEYLSEDNKQDTIKTEGSDIDIMNERDKGGHFSNNKIKPKIEDTTDFMPLATYQDMSHSSIKGPLSPCIDPLFTLASSKVKHKMVKQRSMHLMSKKQASVIDSDSSKDILTGPRTNSHSDREKSYKLFKKNDSESKCSHISIHKPEKWVCKEEPFF from the coding sequence atgaCAGTGGTGTCTCCATGCACTCACAACCTGATGGATACCGCCCACCCTCACACCGTGCTTAGCAAGCTCAATGAGCAGCGCTCACAGGGCCTCTTCTGTGATGTCACCATCGTGGTGGAGGATGTTAAGTTCCGGGCCCACAAGAACATCCTGGCAGCCTGCAGTGGCTACTTCAGGAACGCCCTGACAGCTCCGGAAACATGGAGCTCCGGACAAGTGCTGGAGCTGATGGACCTGAAGTCAGAGGTGTTCGCTAGTATCCTCAACTTCATCTACTGCTCAAAGGTGACCTCACCTGCTGCAGAGGACACAGGTGGACTGGTGGCAGCTGGAAAAAGACTCGGAATTCCTTTTTTAGAGAAGCTGGCAGAACAAGGGCGACAGGACGAGTCCAGCACAGCATCCGTGTCTAAGAATACAAAGAAGGAGGCTCCCAGGCCCGTGGAGATAGACAGTACTAGAGGGCCACGCATCACCAACGCCTTCTCCATCACTGAAGTGTGCCCTGGGAACAATCCTTTCACCCCTCTGGCTCAAACCAGCGTGGAGAGGCAGTCACCGGACGTGGGACAGCTCCCGTTAAGTTGCCCCACAACGTCCTGCCTCAGCGGGAACAATGAGACCGCCCACGCCCTTTCAGAGCACTCATATGCAGTTTGCAAATCTACTGAAGACAGCAGTCCGTTGGAAAACACGACGGTCTGTAAGCCGGCAATGTCACAGCCAAAGCAACTCATATACAAGAACATAGGCCCGCTCAAAAAGCGTCACAGGCTGAGAGGCATTGTGGGTAGAACGCTACTTCCAGCACCTgctgcaccacacacagacaaaccaaatACAGTAACCCCCACGTTAGTTGATGGTGtcactgcagcacctgttgCAGCCGTGACACCGCCACCACTGTTTtcagaggtagagagagaaaagagtgtgGACCTGGGGCCAACGTCAGCTACTGACAATGTTCAAATGGAGTTAGGCCCACCAACCCTTTCCCCTCACACTGAAGACAGCATCTCAATCTACGGGTGCGAGCAATGTCCAGAGATATTCACAAATAAAGCTCTCCTCACAGTTCACTCAGAAGTACATAAAAAGCGTTTTGTCAGTCATTTGTTTTGCAAGTTTTGCCGCAGAAAGTTCATACACCTGAAACGGCTGCGCAACCACGAGCAGGTCTGTCCTAAGGCGGCAACAGACCCGCCTAAATTAGAAGCTCCTGACATAACAGTCAATGAGATGAGCCACCATTCAGATGAAATGGAGAGCatcaaaacacaacttccttcctcttctgACCTCTCCACCCCTCACACACCAGATCCCCTTGAaatggaccaatcagagccTCCGCAGCATGAGAAGGCAGCGAGGCCCGGTGGCAAGCAGAGGAGATACAACTGCAGCATGTGCAAACGGGTCTATGTCACCCTATCCAGTCTGAAGCGGCATGAGAATGTACATTCTTGGCAGAGGGCCTATCCCTGTCATTACTGTAATAAAGTGTTTGCCTTGGCAGAATACCGCACAAAGCATGAAATATGGCACACAGGTGAACGACGCTATCAATGCATTTTCTGCCTGGAAACATTCATGACATACTATATCTTGAAAAACCATCAGAAGTCTTTTCACGGCATTGATCCCAGTTTAGCTATCAAGAGGAAATCTGCCAATGGCGGGCTGAAAGCCAGCGTGTACCCAATAAAGCTCTACAGGCTCCTGCCTATGAGgttcagaaagagaaaatacaagaCGTACAGTCAGACGTATTCAGAGAGTGCTGAGAAAAGTGACCAAGATGCACAGGAGAGTAgctctctcatccctccattAGAAGAAAACGGTCTGATCAGCCACCCTGATGCTGTGTCGTTCCCTCTCACGTTCATGGCCACGACAAAGACAGTGGCCCCTATTATTCCTCGCATCAGCTTTGACAAGCTCTGTGACCAAGATGTTGATCATAATTTGAACAGCGAATCCGAAATTCAGAGAGATGCAAGAAAAGAGGCTGAAAGTAAAGATTCACCCTTCATTAACTACAACAGTACCTTCTCTCTACAACACGACACAGAAGCATACAAAGACGATCCACCGCTGCTTATGAACTCAGAGTACCTCAGTCATAACGTGCCATTCTTAAACTCTCTGAACACTGTTAAAAAGTTAGGTGAGCTGTCAGCTTCTGCAAAAAGAGTTGAGGACATGACCAAGGAGATACTTCAGTCAGGCACAGAGAGTCTAGTGCGTGATAGAACAGTGGGGTCAAAGACAGAAACATATATCGCCAAACCCGCGTGTCCGGGGCCATCACTGGATGGTGATTCAATGCCACTCTGTCAGATAACAGTGAAAATAGGCAATGAGGCTATCATCCGCCGCAGAATCAAAGGATCTAAGCTCTTCCCCAGAAAGAAACGGAGAGTCCGAGAAttgagtgaggaggagagtcTGAGTCAGTCTCCTCCAACGAGAGAGAGCTCAGAAAGCCCCAGGCTCCGCCTCAGATCAGAAGCCACCACCGTGGAGCCAGAGACATACGAGGATCCCAATGACTGCGACACCGCTGATAAGCTCTGGCGTCCCTACTACTCTTACAAAGctaagaagaagaggaagaagatgagatTCTTTCACCGGTACGGTGAAACATCTGTGGATAGATCTGGTGCAGCCGAGGCCCCGTTGGATAGAAGCAGCTGGCTGACAGAGGAGAACAGCTCAGGTGGCAGTGCAGAGGTGAAACGCAGTCTGAGCAGGAACTGCAGCCCGAGGGCCACCTACAGCTGTGACATCTGTGACAGCTCCTTCATTACAGAGACCGGCCTGAGAGCTCACGTTATTGGTTCCCACCCATGTTTTTGCCTGACGTGCGGTAAACAAGGTCCCCCTGGTGAAGCACCCGCTGGCAGGGATTACATCTGCAACAGCTGCATGGAAAGTGGCTCCTGCTTTGACAATTCACCCCGGAGCCCCAACCCAGAGAAGAAGTATCGCTGTTCCTTCTGTCCCCAGCGCTTCCTCTACCTTGCCACTAAGAGAAGCCATGAGAAGAAACACCAGGACACAAATGAAGAGGGATATAACTACGACAACTTCATGCCATCTTCTGAATACTTAAGTGAAGATAATAAACAAGACACCATCAAAACAGAGGGGAGTGACATTGACATAATGAATGAAAGGGATAAAGgaggacatttttcaaataataaaattaaaccTAAAATCGAGGATACAACTGACTTCATGCCTTTGGCTACATACCAGGACATGTCACATTCCAGCATTAAAGGTCCATTATCACCATGCATTGACCCACTGTTTACCCTGGCATCCTCTAAGGTGAAACACAAAATGGTAAAACAGCGCTCTATGCATCTCATGTCAAAAAAGCAAGCCAGTGTCATAGACAGCGACAGCAGCAAGGACATTTTGACGGGGCCGAGAACGAACAGTCACAGTGATCGAGAGAAGTCCTATAAACTGTTTAAGAAAAATGACTCAGAGAGTAAATGTAGCCACATTTCTATACACAAGCCAGAGAAATGGGTCTGCAAGGAGGAgccatttttttaa